The following are encoded together in the Methanosarcina flavescens genome:
- the alaXM gene encoding alanyl-tRNA editing protein AlaXM, which yields MTEALYFLDCYLKEFEATVEKVTDDKFVVLDRTAFYPESGGQPNDTGKLIRESDGAEFNVLHVGKFNGDISHEIAGENVLSGLKVGDRVKGFIDWDRRYRHMRMHTATHVIANVIEKEAGAQITGNQLGLDQSRVDFSLETFDRDKFADYEKIANDLIARKNPVNFYIVSREEAEEKLSRLTTLAKGFSDEIKEVRMVEIEGVTIEACGGTHVKNTEEIKGIKITKLQNKGKSNRRMYFTLVD from the coding sequence ATGACAGAGGCGCTTTACTTCCTTGATTGTTACCTGAAAGAGTTCGAAGCAACTGTCGAAAAGGTAACGGATGATAAATTTGTAGTCCTTGATCGTACCGCTTTTTACCCTGAAAGCGGGGGACAGCCCAATGATACAGGAAAGTTAATCCGCGAATCTGATGGCGCTGAATTTAACGTCCTGCATGTGGGGAAGTTCAATGGAGATATCAGTCATGAGATAGCTGGTGAGAATGTCTTAAGTGGATTAAAAGTGGGGGACAGAGTAAAAGGATTCATAGACTGGGATCGCCGTTACAGGCATATGCGCATGCATACGGCAACTCATGTAATTGCGAACGTAATTGAGAAAGAGGCGGGAGCCCAGATAACAGGAAACCAGCTTGGGCTTGATCAGAGCAGGGTGGACTTCAGCCTTGAGACTTTTGACAGGGATAAATTTGCTGATTACGAGAAAATTGCCAACGACCTTATAGCCCGGAAAAATCCTGTTAATTTCTATATTGTAAGCCGTGAAGAAGCCGAAGAAAAACTCTCACGGTTAACCACGCTGGCGAAAGGCTTCTCTGATGAGATAAAAGAAGTCCGTATGGTCGAAATTGAAGGAGTAACAATCGAAGCCTGCGGCGGAACCCATGTAAAAAACACTGAGGAAATAAAGGGTATAAAGATCACAAAACTCCAGAACAAAGGGAAAAGCAATAGAAGAATGTACTTCACACTTGTGGATTAA
- a CDS encoding coiled-coil domain-containing protein, protein MKWIKKLFGKKENSSEEAGLKEINFEDLPAWLDSRSQKISSRVEKDVSGLLRELDASLLALKESNSRLAEARVEGDFDIRAVKRAKSNRENVTKQVTMLIDKVRVQENRDFKALESFYGAATQNLNTCLENMNRSFRYTRVVFPEESKGVSESLASVGRVFNALKEVILVNKKEMDAIEAANSVIKEINELSASIAAGEQELESRNRRIQILRAEASEASQALKDFKKGAVWQKLQNLEAEFSAAGEKLRKAEAGLNSLILPLSGHLSRIKKLHESGRYTLKPEVKRQLDICLEDPVKVDPSFFPELQKVFEDNALDMQTQKKEKALSQVKAAITGFPERKKEYLEALKEFETKKAEIEGFDTGKLVELERKEAELLSRAHLLEDDIEDSEKKLAALKEELEQKKENLLADVSSIDSNVKINF, encoded by the coding sequence TTGAAATGGATTAAGAAGCTTTTCGGAAAAAAAGAAAATTCCAGTGAGGAGGCTGGTCTCAAGGAAATCAATTTTGAAGACCTGCCCGCATGGCTAGATTCCAGGTCTCAAAAGATATCTTCCCGAGTAGAAAAGGATGTATCCGGCCTTTTGAGAGAACTTGATGCTTCACTTCTGGCGCTCAAGGAAAGTAACTCAAGGCTTGCAGAAGCCAGGGTCGAGGGAGATTTTGATATAAGGGCTGTAAAGCGAGCCAAAAGCAACAGGGAAAATGTGACAAAGCAGGTCACAATGTTGATAGATAAAGTCAGGGTGCAGGAAAACAGGGATTTCAAAGCTCTGGAAAGCTTCTATGGAGCAGCTACACAGAATCTTAATACTTGCCTGGAGAATATGAACCGAAGCTTCAGGTATACCCGTGTTGTTTTTCCTGAGGAATCAAAAGGAGTTAGTGAAAGCCTTGCAAGCGTGGGTAGGGTTTTTAACGCGCTCAAAGAGGTAATTCTGGTAAATAAAAAAGAAATGGATGCTATTGAGGCAGCTAACTCGGTTATTAAAGAAATAAATGAGCTTTCGGCTTCTATAGCAGCCGGAGAGCAGGAACTCGAATCCAGAAACCGAAGAATTCAGATTTTGAGAGCAGAAGCTTCCGAAGCTAGCCAGGCTCTCAAGGATTTCAAAAAAGGAGCTGTCTGGCAGAAATTACAGAACCTGGAAGCAGAATTTTCCGCAGCCGGGGAAAAACTCAGGAAAGCCGAGGCAGGCTTGAATTCTCTTATCCTTCCGCTTTCTGGTCATCTCTCAAGAATTAAAAAACTTCATGAAAGCGGCAGATATACCCTAAAGCCGGAGGTAAAGAGGCAGCTTGATATTTGTCTTGAAGATCCCGTAAAAGTTGATCCTTCTTTTTTCCCTGAGCTTCAAAAAGTATTTGAGGACAATGCCCTAGATATGCAGACCCAGAAAAAGGAAAAAGCTCTGTCACAGGTCAAAGCTGCAATCACAGGTTTCCCCGAACGAAAAAAAGAGTATCTTGAAGCCCTGAAGGAATTTGAGACAAAAAAAGCTGAAATCGAAGGTTTTGATACCGGAAAACTGGTCGAACTCGAGCGTAAGGAAGCCGAACTTCTGAGCAGGGCTCATCTGCTTGAAGATGACATTGAAGACTCCGAAAAGAAACTTGCTGCTTTAAAGGAAGAACTCGAACAGAAAAAAGAAAACCTTCTTGCTGACGTCAGTTCAATCGACAGCAATGTAAAAATAAACTTCTGA
- a CDS encoding mechanosensitive ion channel domain-containing protein: protein MRTHPLVLQDPEPAVVTTELANSSINLQLRAWAKTENMGTVKNSLTAGILDAYTKEGIEIPLPQMDISIREIKPKEEIKPRENGKWTV, encoded by the coding sequence ATGAGAACACATCCTCTTGTCCTTCAGGATCCCGAGCCTGCAGTAGTGACTACCGAACTTGCGAATTCCTCGATAAACTTGCAGCTCAGGGCCTGGGCAAAAACTGAAAATATGGGAACGGTAAAGAACAGCCTAACTGCAGGCATACTTGACGCTTATACAAAGGAAGGAATTGAAATTCCACTCCCTCAGATGGATATAAGCATAAGAGAAATTAAACCGAAAGAAGAAATTAAACCAAGAGAAAATGGAAAATGGACAGTATAA
- a CDS encoding Mth938-like domain-containing protein, which yields MKPKIDSTSFGSITVDGKTYEYDILIRINGQVEKREKQLSKELYGTSHKISLEEAKYIYEEGTEKLIIGTGQTGFVKLSEEAEDFFRKKNCGVELFPTPWAIERWNELEGRITAMFHVTC from the coding sequence ATGAAACCGAAGATTGATTCCACCAGTTTTGGTTCGATTACTGTAGATGGAAAAACCTATGAATACGACATACTTATTCGCATAAATGGTCAGGTTGAAAAAAGGGAAAAACAACTATCAAAGGAATTGTATGGGACCTCTCACAAAATCTCGCTTGAGGAAGCAAAGTACATCTATGAAGAAGGAACTGAAAAACTTATTATAGGAACCGGACAGACGGGTTTTGTGAAACTTTCGGAAGAAGCTGAAGATTTTTTCAGGAAGAAGAATTGCGGCGTGGAACTTTTTCCGACTCCCTGGGCAATTGAACGCTGGAACGAACTCGAGGGCAGAATAACTGCAATGTTCCATGTAACGTGTTAA
- a CDS encoding alpha/beta hydrolase — translation MNQIDEIINSLEPATRAFVENVNKQGGTPIYELSPQDARKVLSDLQAAEVAKLPADIEDLDIPVGPKGQVSIRIVRPEGNKEILPAVMYFHGGGWVLGDKNTHDRLIREIAVGANVAVIFVNFTPSPEAQYPVPIEEAYAATKYIAENGKDHNLDTSKLIVAGDSVGANMAAAVLLLAKERGGPKIAYQVMFYPVTDANFDTPSYQQFATGVWLTREAMKWFWDNYLPDKEARKQPTASPLQASIEQLKGQPPALIITDENDVLRDEGEAYAHKLIQAGVNVTAVRYMGTIHDFAMLNPLAGTPATCSAVGLVNATLKSIFGKS, via the coding sequence ATGAATCAGATCGATGAGATCATAAACTCACTTGAACCAGCAACCAGAGCATTTGTAGAAAATGTAAACAAGCAGGGCGGAACACCGATCTATGAGCTTTCTCCGCAAGACGCCCGTAAAGTCCTTTCAGATTTGCAGGCGGCTGAGGTAGCAAAATTACCTGCAGATATTGAAGACCTTGACATTCCGGTCGGTCCTAAAGGACAGGTTTCAATCAGAATAGTCAGGCCAGAAGGAAACAAAGAGATCCTGCCTGCTGTGATGTACTTCCACGGGGGCGGCTGGGTGCTTGGGGACAAAAATACACATGACCGTTTAATCCGGGAAATTGCTGTCGGAGCCAATGTTGCAGTTATATTTGTCAATTTCACGCCATCTCCGGAAGCACAATATCCAGTACCGATAGAAGAGGCGTATGCAGCGACAAAATACATTGCAGAAAACGGGAAAGATCATAACTTGGATACTTCAAAGTTAATTGTTGCTGGCGACAGCGTAGGGGCAAATATGGCGGCTGCTGTCCTCCTGCTGGCAAAGGAGAGGGGCGGACCGAAAATTGCCTATCAGGTAATGTTCTATCCTGTTACGGATGCGAATTTCGATACTCCTTCGTATCAGCAGTTTGCAACAGGAGTCTGGCTTACCCGTGAAGCAATGAAGTGGTTCTGGGACAATTATCTGCCCGATAAGGAAGCACGCAAGCAGCCAACTGCATCCCCGCTGCAAGCTTCGATTGAGCAGCTCAAAGGACAGCCTCCAGCCCTTATTATTACTGATGAGAATGATGTCCTTCGCGACGAGGGTGAAGCCTATGCCCATAAGCTGATCCAGGCAGGTGTCAATGTTACAGCCGTTCGATACATGGGAACCATACACGATTTCGCTATGCTTAACCCACTTGCGGGCACACCTGCAACCTGCAGCGCAGTCGGCCTGGTGAATGCAACTCTTAAGAGCATTTTTGGCAAATCGTAA
- a CDS encoding DUF166 domain-containing protein, with the protein MKILVLYSGELGRKVIQNLINPGNFCVSCGELCNHCRQARKSYANLIVGIHEFPEDLPTFIEEPDQYMPQKLPECDLILAIGIHPDLLIALPDVVKKTKAKAVIAPAEDSKKTPAGVLEQLRKELEAMGVEFEGPRPFCALEKTGKPVIDAFVDLGFGRPVLRIEMSPDGKMFIGAGVLRDAPCGSTWFVAKKLSWTDVSDYKETISGAHHSYPCTASMDKDPQLGDTILHKAGYTIREAAEDAMECARKEKSRILASSRNEASSSGL; encoded by the coding sequence ATGAAGATCCTTGTACTATACTCAGGCGAACTAGGGAGAAAAGTTATCCAGAACCTGATCAACCCGGGAAATTTCTGCGTGTCCTGCGGTGAACTCTGCAACCACTGCAGACAGGCCAGGAAATCATATGCAAACCTGATCGTAGGCATTCATGAATTTCCTGAAGACCTGCCCACATTTATAGAAGAGCCCGATCAGTACATGCCTCAAAAGCTTCCGGAATGTGATCTTATACTTGCTATTGGCATCCATCCCGATCTCCTTATAGCTCTTCCGGACGTCGTGAAGAAAACGAAGGCAAAAGCCGTAATTGCACCTGCTGAAGATTCAAAGAAAACTCCTGCAGGTGTCCTTGAGCAGCTTAGAAAAGAGCTTGAAGCTATGGGAGTTGAGTTTGAGGGACCAAGGCCTTTCTGTGCACTTGAAAAAACCGGAAAACCTGTTATAGATGCATTTGTTGACCTCGGCTTCGGAAGACCTGTGCTCAGGATCGAGATGAGTCCTGATGGAAAGATGTTCATAGGTGCAGGCGTTCTCAGGGACGCCCCCTGTGGTTCCACCTGGTTTGTGGCAAAGAAGCTCAGCTGGACTGATGTTTCAGACTATAAAGAAACCATCTCAGGAGCCCATCACTCATATCCCTGTACTGCCAGCATGGATAAAGACCCCCAGCTCGGTGATACTATCCTTCACAAGGCAGGATATACCATAAGGGAAGCTGCAGAAGACGCAATGGAATGTGCAAGAAAGGAAAAATCGAGAATTTTAGCATCCAGCAGGAACGAGGCTTCAAGCTCAGGCCTCTGA
- a CDS encoding 4Fe-4S binding protein — MKIKITIPTERIHNPIISESIVETGILINIMVANIDSTYGELIADVNDSRFDKIKKALESRGAIVSILDRPIHRDEEECIECGACISVCPMNVYSFDSSWSIQVDEKKCIQCGVCIKMCPHGALKLGE, encoded by the coding sequence ATGAAAATAAAGATCACTATCCCTACCGAAAGAATCCACAACCCTATTATTTCCGAATCCATAGTCGAAACCGGAATCCTGATTAATATAATGGTTGCAAACATCGACTCAACTTATGGTGAATTGATTGCGGACGTAAACGATTCCAGATTTGATAAAATCAAAAAAGCTCTGGAATCGAGAGGGGCGATAGTTTCCATTCTGGACCGGCCTATTCACAGGGATGAGGAAGAATGTATCGAATGCGGAGCCTGTATTTCGGTCTGCCCCATGAATGTCTATTCCTTTGACAGTTCCTGGAGTATCCAGGTAGATGAAAAGAAATGTATCCAGTGCGGTGTCTGTATCAAGATGTGCCCGCACGGGGCTTTGAAACTGGGAGAGTAA
- a CDS encoding L-aspartate semialdehyde sulfurtransferase, which produces MIKKSIHEINRKIEDGSVNVVTAEEMVTIVEELGAERAAKEVDVVTTGTFGAMCSSGLMLNLGHSEPPIKIQKLWFNNVEAYSGVAAVDAYLGAAQISDTRGIQYGGAHVIEDLLRGKEISVHATSYGTDCYPRKVLDTTITLDDLNEAILLNPRNAYQKYAAATNSSKRILNTYMGELLPNFGNVTYSGAGVLSPLSNDPDYETIGTGTRIFIGGAQGYVIGNGTQHSPSSGFGTLMLKGNLKEMNSDYLRAASFTGYGTTLYVGIGIPIPILNEKLAAATAIRDEDIVTAVQDYAVGSREKPVIKEVNYAELKSGSVQINGKDVPTSSLSSFKNARKIANELKEWVKHGKFFVSMPVERLQVEGFAKPMKQTQAVPLVKDVMSSFIVTIKRDQTIQDAAKKIWENSFNHLAVISDSGELVGILTAWDISKAVAENCFDSVESVMTKKVLTCAPNEPVDLAARRLDRYGVSAMPVIDTQRRVLGIITSDNISKLLARRY; this is translated from the coding sequence ATGATTAAAAAATCAATTCATGAGATTAATAGAAAAATTGAAGATGGAAGCGTCAATGTAGTGACAGCCGAGGAGATGGTCACAATTGTTGAGGAGCTTGGCGCTGAAAGGGCTGCAAAAGAAGTGGATGTAGTTACTACAGGCACATTCGGAGCTATGTGTTCATCCGGTTTAATGCTTAACCTCGGGCATTCCGAGCCTCCTATTAAAATCCAGAAACTCTGGTTTAACAATGTAGAAGCATACAGCGGAGTAGCAGCCGTAGATGCTTACCTTGGAGCTGCCCAGATTTCGGATACACGGGGAATCCAGTATGGAGGAGCTCACGTTATTGAGGATCTCCTCAGGGGCAAAGAGATCAGTGTTCATGCAACTTCTTATGGGACGGACTGCTATCCCAGGAAAGTGCTTGATACTACAATTACCCTTGATGACCTTAACGAGGCAATTCTTCTGAACCCGAGGAACGCATACCAGAAATATGCAGCGGCAACTAATAGTTCCAAAAGAATTCTGAATACTTATATGGGTGAGCTTCTGCCCAATTTCGGAAATGTAACCTATTCCGGAGCAGGTGTACTTTCGCCTCTCTCAAATGATCCTGACTATGAGACTATAGGCACGGGAACGAGGATTTTCATAGGAGGAGCCCAGGGGTATGTTATAGGGAACGGAACTCAACATTCTCCTTCTTCAGGGTTTGGGACTCTTATGCTCAAAGGCAACCTGAAGGAGATGAATTCTGACTACTTAAGGGCTGCTTCCTTTACCGGATATGGAACCACCCTCTATGTGGGAATAGGAATTCCTATACCTATTCTTAACGAAAAGCTCGCTGCTGCAACTGCAATCCGTGATGAGGATATAGTGACCGCTGTTCAGGATTATGCTGTAGGAAGCCGGGAGAAGCCTGTTATCAAAGAGGTAAATTATGCCGAACTCAAGTCAGGTTCGGTGCAAATTAACGGAAAAGACGTGCCGACTTCTTCCCTTTCCAGTTTCAAGAATGCAAGAAAAATCGCAAATGAGCTAAAAGAATGGGTTAAGCACGGGAAATTTTTTGTCAGCATGCCTGTAGAAAGACTGCAAGTTGAAGGGTTTGCCAAACCTATGAAGCAGACTCAAGCCGTACCTCTTGTAAAAGACGTGATGTCCAGTTTTATTGTGACCATTAAAAGAGACCAAACTATACAGGACGCAGCTAAGAAGATCTGGGAGAATTCCTTTAACCACCTGGCTGTGATTTCCGACTCCGGCGAACTGGTCGGAATCCTTACTGCCTGGGACATTTCCAAAGCTGTTGCAGAGAACTGTTTTGACTCGGTGGAAAGCGTTATGACGAAAAAAGTACTGACATGCGCTCCGAATGAGCCTGTAGACCTTGCAGCCAGGCGGCTTGACCGTTACGGAGTATCGGCGATGCCGGTAATCGACACTCAGAGGCGGGTTCTCGGAATAATAACGAGCGACAATATAAGCAAACTCCTTGCAAGGAGGTACTGA
- a CDS encoding adenylyltransferase/cytidyltransferase family protein → MSYAYRVYPRPGDSLTRILATGTFDILHPGHIYFLTQARELGDELFVIVARDSNVTHKPKPIVPEEQRLEMVNALGMVDKALLGSEKDMFEPLKEIRPDIIALGYDQRFDSELLEKELTKRGLPANVVRIPLSKECPLCSTGAIIKEVLKRYG, encoded by the coding sequence ATTTCTTATGCTTATAGGGTATACCCGAGGCCAGGTGATTCGTTGACACGCATACTTGCTACCGGGACTTTTGATATTCTCCATCCCGGACATATTTATTTTTTGACCCAGGCACGAGAGCTGGGAGATGAGCTTTTCGTAATTGTTGCTAGAGACTCGAATGTGACTCACAAGCCAAAACCAATTGTACCCGAGGAGCAGCGCCTTGAAATGGTAAATGCACTCGGGATGGTTGATAAGGCGCTTCTTGGCAGCGAAAAGGATATGTTTGAACCCCTGAAGGAGATAAGGCCGGATATCATTGCTCTTGGTTATGACCAGCGCTTTGACAGCGAACTTCTAGAAAAAGAACTTACTAAAAGAGGGCTACCCGCAAATGTGGTCAGGATTCCGCTTTCAAAGGAATGCCCACTTTGCAGTACAGGTGCAATCATAAAAGAAGTGCTTAAACGGTACGGGTAA
- a CDS encoding pyridoxal phosphate-dependent aminotransferase, with product MTSARLKRVEESATIRISNIATRMIKEGIDVINFSLGEPDFNTPKNICDAAAKAMYEGKTHYAPSAGIPELRAAIAEKLRTENNLDVTEAGVLVTPGAKQGIFEVMMGVLDDGDQALLFDPAWVTYDACIRFAGAETVWVPTVPEKGFIPDNFEEYITDKTKLIVVNSPGNPTGGVFGKKTLQCIADLAIDHDLIVVSDEIYEKIIYGREHISIGSFDGMQERTITVNGFSKAYAMTGWRLGYLTAPPEILKLLLKIQSHSVSSATTFVQYGGLEALQGPQDSVKAMVDRFKVRRDVLVDGLNKMGLECKKPDGAFYAFANVSEYGNGTEVAERLLKEAQVAVTPGIAFGASGEDFIRISYATSIDRIREALERLEAVFT from the coding sequence ATGACATCCGCAAGGCTCAAGCGTGTAGAAGAATCCGCAACGATAAGGATCTCCAACATTGCAACCAGAATGATTAAAGAGGGTATAGACGTCATCAATTTCAGCCTTGGTGAACCTGATTTCAATACCCCGAAAAATATCTGCGATGCTGCGGCAAAGGCCATGTATGAGGGAAAAACCCATTATGCCCCGTCTGCAGGTATCCCGGAGCTAAGGGCAGCCATTGCCGAAAAATTGAGGACGGAAAATAACCTCGATGTAACCGAGGCAGGCGTGCTTGTCACTCCCGGCGCAAAACAGGGAATTTTTGAGGTAATGATGGGTGTCCTTGATGATGGAGACCAGGCTCTTCTGTTTGACCCGGCATGGGTAACTTATGATGCATGCATACGTTTTGCAGGGGCAGAAACAGTCTGGGTCCCAACAGTCCCTGAAAAAGGTTTCATTCCCGACAATTTTGAAGAATACATAACTGATAAAACCAAACTAATCGTTGTAAATAGCCCGGGAAACCCAACAGGTGGGGTCTTCGGAAAAAAGACTTTGCAGTGCATTGCCGACCTTGCAATTGACCACGATCTCATTGTAGTCTCAGATGAGATTTATGAGAAAATTATCTATGGCAGAGAACATATCAGCATTGGCAGCTTTGACGGGATGCAGGAGAGAACCATCACTGTAAACGGCTTTTCAAAGGCATATGCCATGACAGGCTGGAGACTCGGTTACTTGACTGCTCCTCCTGAGATTCTAAAACTTCTACTTAAGATTCAGTCTCATTCAGTAAGCAGTGCAACCACATTTGTTCAGTACGGTGGGCTTGAGGCTTTACAGGGCCCTCAGGACAGTGTTAAAGCAATGGTTGACCGTTTCAAGGTACGCCGGGATGTCCTTGTCGATGGCCTGAACAAAATGGGCCTTGAGTGCAAAAAACCCGATGGAGCTTTCTATGCTTTTGCTAATGTCAGCGAGTACGGAAACGGGACAGAAGTTGCAGAGAGGCTTTTGAAGGAAGCTCAGGTGGCAGTTACCCCTGGGATTGCTTTTGGCGCATCTGGTGAAGATTTCATCAGGATCTCCTATGCAACATCAATTGACCGAATCAGGGAAGCCCTCGAGAGACTTGAAGCGGTATTTACATAA
- the ribH gene encoding 6,7-dimethyl-8-ribityllumazine synthase, which translates to MTISLGFVVAEFNRDLTYQMELLGREHAEFLGATVKETILVPGVFDMPLAIKKLCQRNDIDAVVTIGSVIEGETDHDQVVMQHAARKIMDLSLEFNKPVTLGIPGPGMTRMAAHERVDYAKRAVEAAVKLVRRL; encoded by the coding sequence ATGACTATCAGCCTAGGATTTGTTGTAGCTGAATTTAACAGGGATCTGACTTATCAGATGGAACTGCTAGGGAGAGAACATGCGGAGTTCCTGGGGGCAACAGTTAAAGAGACAATTCTTGTTCCTGGGGTCTTTGACATGCCCCTTGCAATCAAGAAGCTTTGCCAGAGGAACGACATCGATGCCGTGGTTACCATAGGATCCGTAATTGAAGGCGAGACTGATCATGACCAGGTTGTTATGCAGCATGCTGCAAGGAAGATCATGGATCTTTCTCTTGAGTTTAATAAGCCTGTAACTCTCGGAATTCCCGGCCCAGGCATGACCCGCATGGCAGCTCATGAACGTGTGGATTATGCAAAACGGGCAGTTGAAGCTGCAGTAAAGCTGGTGCGGCGGCTGTGA
- the ribC gene encoding riboflavin synthase, translated as MLTIGIADTTFARYNMGRAAIDEIQKNVSVKIKRVTVPGIKDLPVAAKKLIEEEGCDIVMALGMPGAKEQDKICAHEASQGLIMAQLMTNTHIIEVFVHENEGKDEKELAFLMDRRTREHALNVIKLLFKPDKLIQEAGTGQRQGFEDAGPLRM; from the coding sequence ATGCTCACAATAGGAATTGCAGACACAACATTCGCGCGCTATAATATGGGGCGTGCGGCAATTGATGAGATACAGAAAAATGTATCTGTGAAAATTAAAAGAGTAACCGTGCCCGGGATAAAGGACCTTCCGGTTGCAGCCAAGAAACTTATCGAAGAAGAAGGGTGCGATATCGTTATGGCTCTTGGCATGCCCGGAGCTAAAGAACAGGATAAAATATGTGCTCATGAAGCTTCTCAGGGTCTTATTATGGCCCAGCTCATGACCAATACCCACATTATTGAGGTTTTTGTCCATGAAAACGAGGGAAAGGATGAGAAGGAACTTGCTTTCCTTATGGATAGAAGGACCCGCGAGCACGCCTTAAATGTAATAAAACTGCTCTTCAAGCCTGACAAGCTTATTCAAGAGGCTGGTACTGGTCAGAGGCAAGGCTTTGAAGATGCAGGTCCGTTAAGAATGTGA
- a CDS encoding pyridoxal-phosphate-dependent aminotransferase family protein → MDLEDILLMMPGPVPVAPRVLRAMSKPMINHRSAEFAEIYTDCREILSNVFQTDNDIFLLSGSGTAGMEAAVGSLVGNGDKVIAIENGKFGERFKDIAALYADVVPAVFEWGLPIDLEVIKEKLEEGAKAITLVHNETSTGILNPAAEIGKLARKHDALFIMDGVTSIGGDNVRVDEWGVDIAVVGSQKCLAAPPGLSIVSVSEKALEAMKGITKRPYYNDLLAYKKSGDKPRPETPYTPAIPLFYALQEALHIVKEEGMDARIKRHRILSEAVRAAIAELNIEMFPQLNEYSHYSNTVSAMKAPAGIDSEDIKNDMKKQGVIIAGGQERLKSKIFRIGCMGNVTARDVLSTIQQLEIVLNKRGYIDSLGAGTEAAIRVIDRA, encoded by the coding sequence ATGGATCTGGAAGACATTCTTCTCATGATGCCTGGTCCCGTACCTGTTGCACCCAGAGTCCTTAGAGCGATGTCAAAGCCGATGATCAACCACCGGAGTGCGGAATTTGCCGAAATATATACTGATTGCAGGGAAATCCTTTCTAACGTTTTTCAGACGGATAACGATATCTTTTTGCTCAGTGGCTCGGGAACGGCAGGAATGGAAGCTGCTGTAGGGTCTTTAGTTGGTAATGGGGATAAGGTTATTGCTATAGAAAACGGAAAGTTCGGAGAACGCTTTAAAGATATTGCAGCTCTCTATGCGGATGTCGTTCCTGCTGTATTCGAATGGGGTCTTCCGATTGACCTTGAGGTTATCAAGGAAAAACTCGAAGAAGGAGCAAAAGCTATCACACTCGTCCACAACGAGACGTCTACAGGCATTCTCAACCCGGCTGCAGAAATTGGCAAACTTGCCAGAAAGCATGACGCCCTCTTTATTATGGACGGCGTGACCTCCATTGGAGGTGACAATGTCAGAGTTGATGAATGGGGAGTTGACATTGCAGTTGTAGGTTCACAGAAATGCCTTGCAGCCCCTCCTGGACTTTCAATCGTTTCTGTAAGCGAAAAGGCTCTTGAGGCTATGAAAGGAATAACAAAAAGACCTTATTATAACGACCTCCTGGCATATAAAAAGAGCGGGGACAAACCCAGACCGGAGACACCTTATACGCCTGCGATCCCTCTGTTTTATGCACTTCAGGAAGCTCTGCATATCGTAAAAGAGGAAGGAATGGATGCTAGGATTAAGAGACACAGAATCCTCTCCGAAGCCGTAAGAGCAGCAATTGCCGAGCTGAATATTGAGATGTTCCCGCAGCTTAACGAGTACAGCCATTACTCCAATACGGTCTCTGCAATGAAAGCTCCCGCAGGCATTGATAGTGAAGACATAAAGAATGATATGAAGAAACAGGGCGTAATTATTGCAGGCGGGCAGGAGCGTCTTAAGAGCAAGATTTTCAGAATAGGATGCATGGGAAATGTTACAGCAAGAGATGTGCTCTCAACCATCCAGCAGCTGGAAATTGTATTAAATAAGCGTGGTTATATTGACAGCCTGGGAGCAGGTACAGAAGCTGCGATCAGGGTTATTGACCGAGCCTGA